A window from Micromonospora terminaliae encodes these proteins:
- a CDS encoding SDR family NAD(P)-dependent oxidoreductase → MTTTLITGANKGLGFETARRLVAAGHTVWIGSRDAERGRRAAERLGARFVPLDVTDDASVAAAARIVEAGGGLDVLVNNAGIEGRTAGNGVVGAAEVTAEEMRTLFETNVFGTVRVTHAFLPLLRRSAAPVVVNVSSGLASVTRLTDPADPAYGYPGVAYPASKAAVNMLTVQYAKAFPGMRINAVEPGFTATDLNGRTGTQTVEEGAEVIVRMAQVGRDGPTAGYFDASGPLPW, encoded by the coding sequence ACACTGATCACCGGGGCCAACAAGGGCCTCGGTTTCGAGACCGCCCGCCGGCTGGTGGCCGCCGGGCACACCGTCTGGATCGGCAGCCGGGACGCGGAGCGCGGCCGCCGCGCCGCCGAGCGGCTGGGAGCGCGTTTCGTCCCGCTGGACGTCACCGACGACGCCTCGGTGGCGGCCGCGGCACGCATCGTCGAGGCGGGCGGGGGACTGGACGTGCTGGTCAACAATGCCGGCATCGAGGGGCGCACGGCCGGAAACGGCGTCGTCGGCGCCGCCGAGGTCACCGCCGAGGAGATGCGGACGCTGTTCGAGACGAACGTCTTCGGAACCGTCCGGGTCACCCACGCGTTCCTGCCGCTGCTGCGGCGCTCGGCCGCCCCGGTCGTGGTGAACGTGAGCAGCGGCCTGGCCTCGGTCACCCGGCTCACCGACCCGGCCGACCCGGCGTACGGCTACCCCGGGGTGGCGTATCCCGCCTCGAAGGCGGCGGTCAACATGCTCACCGTGCAGTACGCCAAGGCGTTCCCCGGGATGCGCATCAACGCGGTGGAGCCCGGGTTCACCGCGACGGACCTCAACGGGCGTACGGGCACGCAGACCGTCGAGGAGGGCGCGGAGGTCATCGTCCGGATGGCCCAGGTGGGCCGGGACGGCCCGACCGCCGGCTATTTCGACGCCTCTGGCCCGTTGCCATGGTGA
- a CDS encoding CsbD family protein, protein MSFTDKAKSRAQEMAGMAKERIGNATDNERLRAEGANEQSAARARQAGQNVKEAGRNVRDAFDK, encoded by the coding sequence ATGAGCTTCACCGACAAGGCGAAGAGCCGGGCCCAGGAGATGGCCGGCATGGCCAAGGAGCGGATCGGCAACGCCACCGACAACGAGCGGTTGCGCGCCGAGGGCGCCAACGAGCAGAGCGCCGCGCGGGCGCGGCAGGCCGGGCAGAACGTCAAGGAGGCCGGGCGCAACGTCCGCGACGCCTTCGACAAGTGA
- a CDS encoding KamA family radical SAM protein, with amino-acid sequence MTQTQPVETIPQPRHAPVAVPTAGQPYEYRRSPLVEPDWTRFPGWRHVTREQWENAQWQRVNCVKNIKQLRTVLGDLVDETFYADLEADQKALATMSMLVPPQMLNTMVPFEPMTTEAFLADPIRRYMIPVASDRRTDWPSHPYASRDSLHEHDMWVAEGLTHRYPTKVLAELLSTCPQYCGHCTRMDLVGNSTPAVDKLKLTLKPVDRYDAHIAYLKAHPGVRDVVVSGGDVANVPWKNLESYLMRLLEIETIRDIRLATKALMGLPQHWLQADVVEGLERVARTAARRGVNLAIHTHVNHRQSITPLVAKAAQTALDVGVRDVRNQGVLMRGVNATSADLLDLCFALQGEAGILPYYFYMCDMIPNAEHWRVPVWHAQQLQHDIMGYLPGYATPRIVCDVPFVGKRWVHMLTEYDRERGISYWTKNYRTSIESADLEALNKRYAYYDPIDTLPEAGQAWWSAHRDD; translated from the coding sequence GTGACCCAGACCCAACCGGTTGAGACCATCCCTCAACCCCGTCACGCCCCGGTCGCCGTTCCGACCGCCGGGCAGCCGTACGAATACCGCCGCAGCCCCCTGGTCGAACCCGACTGGACCCGCTTCCCCGGCTGGCGCCACGTCACCCGGGAGCAGTGGGAGAACGCCCAGTGGCAGCGGGTCAACTGCGTCAAGAACATCAAGCAGCTGCGCACCGTCCTCGGCGACCTCGTCGACGAGACCTTCTACGCCGACCTCGAGGCCGACCAGAAGGCCCTGGCCACCATGTCCATGCTGGTGCCGCCGCAGATGCTCAACACCATGGTGCCGTTCGAGCCCATGACCACCGAGGCGTTCCTCGCCGACCCGATCCGCCGCTACATGATCCCCGTCGCCTCCGACCGGCGCACCGACTGGCCGTCGCACCCCTACGCCAGCCGCGACAGCCTCCACGAGCACGACATGTGGGTCGCCGAAGGCCTCACCCACCGCTACCCCACCAAGGTCCTCGCCGAGCTGCTCTCCACCTGCCCGCAGTACTGCGGCCACTGCACCCGGATGGACCTCGTCGGCAACTCCACCCCCGCCGTCGACAAGCTCAAGCTGACCCTCAAGCCGGTCGACCGCTACGACGCCCACATCGCCTACCTCAAGGCCCACCCGGGCGTCCGCGACGTCGTCGTCTCCGGCGGCGACGTGGCCAACGTGCCCTGGAAGAACCTCGAGTCCTACCTCATGCGGCTGCTCGAGATCGAGACCATCCGCGACATCCGCCTCGCCACCAAGGCCCTCATGGGCCTGCCCCAGCACTGGCTCCAGGCCGACGTCGTCGAGGGCCTCGAACGGGTCGCCCGCACCGCCGCCCGCCGCGGCGTCAACCTGGCCATCCACACCCACGTCAACCACCGGCAGTCGATCACCCCGCTGGTCGCCAAGGCCGCCCAGACCGCCCTCGACGTCGGCGTCCGCGACGTCCGCAACCAGGGCGTGCTCATGCGCGGCGTCAACGCCACCAGCGCCGACCTGCTCGACCTCTGCTTCGCCCTCCAGGGCGAGGCCGGCATCCTGCCGTACTACTTCTACATGTGCGACATGATCCCCAACGCCGAGCACTGGCGGGTCCCGGTGTGGCACGCCCAGCAGCTCCAGCACGACATCATGGGCTACCTGCCCGGCTACGCGACCCCGCGCATCGTGTGCGACGTCCCGTTCGTCGGCAAGCGCTGGGTGCACATGCTCACCGAGTACGACCGCGAACGCGGCATCTCGTACTGGACCAAGAACTACCGCACCTCGATCGAGTCCGCCGACCTCGAAGCGCTCAACAAGCGCTACGCGTACTACGACCCGATCGACACCCTGCCGGAGGCCGGCCAGGCCTGGTGGAGCGCCCACCGCGACGACTGA
- a CDS encoding zinc-binding alcohol dehydrogenase produces MGLHRVVEPAGVLPQAAWRLDADPRIAANEVRIRVERLNLDAASFRQLSEKHGGDGEKVRAEVLEIISTRGKMQNPVTGSGGMLIGTVEEAGKRSPLGLRPGDRVATLVSLTLTPLTILDGLARWDGRSEQVPCDGYAILFARSIAAVLPGDLHPELSLAVLDVCGAPALTARVVAEQVARRRRGEDPRPVTVAVIGGAGKSGSLSLAAARRAGAGRTVGVVPVAAERDALEAAGLADVVALADARDPVGLSTAVTTALGGPADVTVVCVDVPGCEHGAVLGTEDGGTVIFFSMATSFAAAALGAEGLAADVTMLVGNGYVPGHAELALDLLRGEPGVRRLFEARLAAD; encoded by the coding sequence GTGGGTCTGCACCGAGTCGTGGAACCGGCGGGGGTGCTGCCGCAGGCGGCGTGGCGCCTGGACGCCGACCCGCGGATCGCCGCGAACGAGGTGCGGATCCGGGTCGAGCGGCTCAACCTGGACGCGGCGAGCTTCCGGCAGCTGTCGGAGAAGCACGGCGGCGACGGGGAGAAGGTCCGCGCCGAGGTGCTGGAGATCATCTCGACCCGGGGGAAGATGCAGAACCCGGTCACCGGCTCCGGCGGGATGCTGATCGGCACGGTGGAGGAGGCCGGGAAGCGGTCCCCGCTGGGCCTGCGGCCGGGCGACCGGGTGGCCACCCTGGTGTCGCTGACGCTGACCCCGCTGACGATCCTCGACGGGCTGGCCCGCTGGGACGGGCGCAGCGAGCAGGTGCCCTGTGACGGGTACGCGATCCTGTTCGCCCGGTCGATCGCCGCGGTGCTGCCGGGCGACCTGCACCCGGAGCTGTCGCTGGCCGTGCTCGACGTGTGCGGGGCTCCGGCGCTGACCGCGCGGGTGGTGGCCGAGCAGGTGGCGCGGCGCCGCCGCGGGGAGGACCCGCGGCCGGTGACGGTGGCGGTGATCGGTGGGGCCGGCAAGAGCGGTTCGCTGTCCCTGGCGGCGGCACGGCGGGCGGGCGCCGGCCGTACCGTCGGGGTGGTGCCGGTGGCGGCGGAGCGCGACGCCCTGGAGGCGGCCGGCCTGGCGGACGTGGTGGCGCTGGCCGACGCGCGCGACCCGGTGGGGTTGTCCACGGCGGTGACCACGGCGCTGGGTGGCCCGGCGGACGTGACGGTGGTCTGCGTGGACGTGCCGGGTTGTGAGCACGGTGCGGTCCTGGGCACCGAGGATGGCGGCACGGTGATCTTCTTCTCGATGGCGACGAGTTTCGCGGCGGCGGCGCTGGGGGCGGAGGGCCTGGCCGCGGACGTGACCATGCTGGTGGGCAACGGGTACGTGCCGGGGCACGCGGAGTTGGCGCTGGACCTGCTGCGCGGCGAGCCGGGGGTGCGTCGTCTGTTCGAGGCGCGGTTGGCGGCAGACTGA
- a CDS encoding amidohydrolase, which yields MTNPSTLYRGGVLHCPADPSATALLVRDGRIAWLGADADAPAADRVVELGGALVTPAFVDAHVHATDTGLALSGLDLSAVRSASGLLDAVSAFAAALPGDAVVLGHGWDESSWAEPVLPDAAALDRAAGGRKVYLSQASIHSALVSAALLAACPDAAAAAGYDPSGWLRRDAHHVVRAAALGSVTAAQRVAAQRAALRHAASLGIAAVHECGGPGTSDESDFTGLLAISGDGVPEVYGYWGELLGAAKARELGAVGAGGDLYADGALGSRTAHVSAAYLDGEPGACGHGYVTAEQVRDHLLDCSAHGLQGGFHAIGDAAIGTVLEGFAQAAQKVGVDRLRAARHRIEHAEIMSKRLIAGFVEYGIVASMQPAFDRLWGGAGRMYESRLGLSRSLESNPMGAMHGVGVALAFGSDSPVTPLDPWGSVRAAAAHHNPVQRMSVRAAFAAHTRGGWRAVHLDNEGVLALGAPATFAVWDTPAGVERGLPVLQAEDPEARGAEDPTPLPVCRATVLRGDVIYQEGTPQ from the coding sequence ATGACGAACCCCTCGACCTTGTACCGCGGCGGAGTGCTGCACTGTCCGGCCGACCCGAGCGCGACGGCGTTGCTGGTGCGTGACGGACGGATCGCCTGGTTGGGTGCCGACGCGGACGCGCCGGCCGCCGACCGGGTGGTGGAGCTGGGTGGTGCGCTGGTGACGCCGGCGTTCGTGGACGCGCACGTGCACGCCACGGACACGGGGTTGGCCCTGTCGGGGCTGGACCTGTCGGCGGTGCGGTCGGCGTCCGGGCTGTTGGACGCCGTGTCCGCGTTCGCGGCCGCGCTGCCGGGTGACGCGGTGGTGCTGGGGCACGGCTGGGACGAGTCGTCCTGGGCGGAGCCGGTCCTGCCGGACGCGGCGGCGCTGGACCGGGCGGCGGGGGGCCGCAAGGTGTACCTGTCGCAGGCGTCGATCCATTCGGCGCTGGTGTCGGCGGCGCTGCTGGCGGCGTGCCCGGACGCGGCGGCCGCCGCCGGGTACGACCCGTCGGGCTGGCTGCGGCGCGACGCGCACCACGTCGTGCGGGCCGCGGCGCTGGGTTCGGTCACGGCGGCGCAGCGGGTGGCTGCCCAGCGCGCGGCGCTGCGACACGCGGCGTCGCTGGGCATTGCCGCGGTGCACGAGTGCGGCGGCCCGGGCACCTCCGACGAGAGCGACTTCACCGGCCTGCTGGCGATCTCCGGCGACGGCGTGCCCGAGGTGTACGGGTACTGGGGTGAGCTGCTGGGCGCGGCGAAGGCCCGGGAGCTGGGCGCGGTGGGCGCCGGCGGCGACCTGTACGCCGACGGGGCACTCGGGTCGCGCACGGCGCATGTGTCGGCGGCGTACCTGGACGGGGAGCCGGGGGCGTGCGGGCACGGTTACGTGACCGCCGAGCAGGTGCGTGACCATCTGCTGGACTGCTCGGCGCACGGGTTGCAGGGCGGGTTCCACGCGATCGGGGACGCGGCGATCGGCACGGTGCTGGAGGGGTTCGCGCAGGCGGCGCAGAAGGTGGGCGTGGACCGGTTGCGGGCGGCCCGGCACCGGATCGAGCACGCGGAGATCATGAGCAAGCGGTTGATCGCCGGGTTCGTGGAGTACGGGATCGTGGCGTCGATGCAGCCGGCGTTCGACCGGCTGTGGGGCGGGGCGGGCCGGATGTACGAGTCGCGGCTGGGGTTGTCCCGGTCGTTGGAGTCGAACCCGATGGGCGCCATGCACGGGGTGGGTGTGGCGTTGGCGTTCGGGTCGGATTCGCCGGTGACGCCGCTGGACCCGTGGGGGTCGGTGCGGGCGGCGGCGGCGCACCACAACCCGGTGCAGCGGATGAGTGTGCGGGCGGCGTTCGCGGCGCACACCCGCGGCGGGTGGCGGGCCGTGCACCTGGACAACGAGGGGGTCCTGGCGTTGGGGGCGCCGGCGACGTTCGCGGTGTGGGACACCCCGGCCGGGGTGGAGCGGGGGCTGCCGGTGTTGCAGGCCGAGGACCCGGAGGCGCGTGGCGCGGAGGATCCGACGCCGCTGCCGGTGTGCCGCGCGACGGTGCTGCGTGGTGACGTGATCTATCAGGAAGGCACTCCTCAGTGA
- a CDS encoding lysine 5,6-aminomutase subunit alpha: MTGKLGLDPALVARARELACRAGQPVVDLARSHTTVSVERAVLRLAGVTGADPDGIPWVNRLVDAVVADVGLGHGVAAPVFDALAREQIADVTLLAQKAAAGSVRFTQPTGKAATAARRVARKAVAAGVRQIDRRRAERDRLVKRYGDPEQRPWIYLIVATGDIYEDIPQAQAAARAGADIIAVIRSTGQSLLDYVPEGATREGFAGTYATQENFRLMRAALDESSRELGRYVRLTNYASGLCMPEMATLAGLERLDMMLNDSMYGILFRDINPIRTFVDQRFSRQVHARAGIIINTGEDNYLTTADAVDEAHTVTVSQLLNEYFAHEAGLADWQLGLGHAFEINPDLPESFRLELAHALLARELFPDAPLKWMPPTKHMTGDVFRGNLLDGFFNLVGTMTGQGILLVGMMTEAVVTPWLSDRDIALQNVRYVLGAAGGLHEDFVPAPGGFIQQRAHRVLGEAVDLLERIGDQSLLTAIAEGTFGIMKRPADRGKGLDGVAKHEADYYNPATDILEQAA; the protein is encoded by the coding sequence GTGACAGGCAAGCTTGGGTTGGATCCGGCGCTGGTGGCGCGGGCGCGGGAGTTGGCGTGCCGGGCCGGGCAGCCGGTGGTGGATCTGGCGCGCAGCCACACCACGGTGTCGGTGGAGCGGGCGGTGCTGCGGCTGGCCGGGGTGACGGGGGCCGACCCGGACGGCATCCCGTGGGTGAACCGTCTGGTGGACGCGGTGGTCGCCGACGTCGGTCTGGGGCACGGGGTGGCGGCGCCGGTGTTCGACGCGCTGGCGCGGGAGCAGATCGCCGACGTGACGCTGCTGGCGCAGAAGGCCGCGGCCGGGTCGGTGCGGTTCACCCAGCCGACGGGGAAGGCCGCGACGGCGGCGCGGCGGGTGGCCCGGAAGGCGGTGGCCGCGGGGGTGCGGCAGATCGACCGGCGGCGCGCCGAGCGGGACCGCCTGGTGAAGCGGTACGGGGATCCGGAGCAGCGGCCGTGGATCTACCTGATCGTGGCGACGGGTGACATCTACGAGGACATCCCGCAGGCGCAGGCGGCCGCCCGGGCCGGGGCGGACATCATCGCGGTGATCCGTTCGACGGGTCAGTCGCTGCTGGACTACGTGCCCGAGGGCGCCACCCGGGAGGGGTTCGCCGGCACGTACGCGACACAGGAGAACTTCCGGCTGATGCGGGCGGCGCTGGACGAGTCGTCGCGGGAGCTCGGCCGGTACGTGCGGTTGACGAACTACGCGTCGGGCCTGTGCATGCCGGAGATGGCCACCCTGGCGGGCCTGGAACGGCTCGACATGATGCTCAACGACTCGATGTACGGGATCCTGTTCCGCGACATCAACCCGATCCGCACGTTCGTGGACCAGCGGTTCTCCCGGCAGGTGCACGCCCGCGCCGGGATCATCATCAACACCGGTGAGGACAACTACCTGACCACCGCCGACGCGGTGGACGAGGCGCACACGGTGACGGTGTCGCAGCTGCTCAACGAGTACTTCGCGCACGAGGCGGGGCTGGCGGACTGGCAGCTCGGGCTGGGCCACGCGTTCGAGATCAACCCGGACCTGCCGGAGTCGTTCCGCCTGGAGCTGGCGCACGCGCTGCTGGCGCGGGAGCTGTTCCCCGACGCGCCGCTGAAGTGGATGCCGCCGACGAAGCACATGACCGGGGACGTGTTCCGCGGCAACCTGCTCGACGGGTTCTTCAACCTGGTGGGCACCATGACCGGGCAGGGCATCCTGCTGGTGGGGATGATGACCGAGGCGGTGGTCACCCCGTGGCTGTCGGACCGGGACATCGCCCTGCAGAACGTCCGGTACGTGCTGGGCGCCGCCGGCGGGCTGCACGAGGACTTCGTGCCGGCGCCGGGCGGGTTCATCCAGCAGCGCGCCCACCGGGTGCTCGGTGAGGCCGTGGACCTGCTGGAGCGCATCGGTGACCAGTCGCTGCTGACGGCGATCGCCGAAGGCACGTTCGGGATCATGAAGCGGCCCGCGGACCGGGGCAAGGGCCTCGACGGTGTCGCGAAGCACGAGGCCGACTACTACAACCCGGCCACGGACATCCTGGAGCAGGCGGCATGA